Proteins from a single region of Mucilaginibacter daejeonensis:
- a CDS encoding helix-turn-helix domain-containing protein: protein MKHQEFPPPEPLLDTVRCFWHNDQDHGPELSSFEVIPDGYTEIIFHFGNGCSVMSDGVLIPLPSPFMIGLLDRPVKFYAQGRSQILGIRCFPWTVFDLLSIPSGQNSINVLHHPIASLHSSLAELVHVGHINEAIEILTHHLLEMRSSVPHNSLLFKAGAAMLKANGKMPVSDVAEASHTTIRTLERNFKHSSGHTVKDVSALMRFEQVRNRLWLDHEVNLAALAHEAGYTDQAHLSREFKRYAGTTPAAFARKARQEKLDKAHFVAFVQSS from the coding sequence ATGAAGCATCAAGAATTTCCGCCCCCTGAACCACTGCTTGACACAGTAAGATGTTTTTGGCATAACGATCAGGATCACGGCCCAGAGTTAAGCAGCTTTGAGGTGATACCCGACGGTTACACCGAGATCATCTTCCATTTTGGCAATGGATGCAGCGTAATGAGTGATGGCGTGCTGATACCGCTGCCCTCACCATTTATGATCGGGTTACTTGACCGGCCGGTCAAATTCTATGCACAAGGCCGTTCGCAGATCTTAGGCATCAGGTGTTTCCCGTGGACGGTGTTCGATCTGCTGAGTATCCCTTCGGGACAAAATAGCATCAACGTGCTGCATCATCCGATCGCATCGCTGCATTCCTCGCTGGCGGAGTTGGTACACGTCGGGCACATCAACGAGGCGATCGAAATACTTACCCATCATTTACTGGAGATGCGGTCATCAGTGCCACACAACAGCCTCTTGTTCAAAGCAGGGGCAGCCATGCTTAAAGCCAACGGCAAAATGCCCGTAAGCGATGTGGCCGAGGCTTCGCACACTACAATTCGTACGCTTGAGCGCAACTTCAAACATTCATCAGGCCATACCGTGAAAGATGTATCCGCATTGATGCGCTTTGAGCAGGTGCGTAACCGCTTGTGGCTGGATCATGAGGTCAACCTTGCAGCACTTGCTCATGAAGCCGGGTACACCGATCAGGCACATTTAAGCCGCGAGTTCAAACGTTACGCAGGCACCACTCCCGCGGCATTTGCCCGCAAGGCCCGCCAGGAAAAGCTCGACAAAGCTCATTTTGTCGCATTCGTACAATCCTCCTAA
- a CDS encoding GTP-binding protein, with protein MLKKLPVTVLSGFLGAGKTTLLNHILHNKENMRVAVIVNDMSEVNIDARLVAGGQTLSRTEEKLVEMSNGCICCTLREDLMIEVEKLAREDRFDYLLIESTGISEPIPVAQTFTYASDAQDIDLSRYSTLDTMVTVIDCFNFFNDYISTDKLVDRDLTDNTDQRTLVNLLTDQIEFANVIILNKTDLILPNDLGLLKAFIKKLNPEAELVESEFSKVPLNKILNTGLFDFDKASQAAGWIKELEGNHTPETEEYGIGSIVFRSAKPFHPQRLWTFFNDEYPNNIIRAKGLFWLASRRHQAINFSQAGGSLRIDVAGTWWASMSYQERLQYADFVDNQQLIESRWSMQFGDRMNELVFIGQDLEKEQLIAQLNKCLISNDEMEQYRNEETFTDPFDRIL; from the coding sequence ATGTTAAAGAAACTGCCTGTTACCGTATTGAGTGGCTTTTTAGGAGCCGGAAAGACCACTTTGTTGAACCACATCCTGCATAATAAAGAGAATATGCGTGTAGCCGTGATCGTGAACGACATGAGCGAGGTGAACATAGATGCCCGGCTGGTGGCCGGCGGGCAGACCCTGTCGCGCACCGAAGAGAAGCTGGTAGAGATGAGTAACGGCTGCATTTGCTGCACGCTGCGCGAGGACCTGATGATCGAGGTGGAAAAACTTGCGCGGGAGGACCGGTTCGATTACCTGCTGATCGAGAGTACCGGGATATCTGAACCCATACCTGTGGCGCAAACGTTCACCTACGCCAGCGATGCGCAAGACATTGACCTTAGCCGCTATAGCACTCTGGACACCATGGTGACCGTGATCGACTGCTTCAACTTTTTCAATGATTATATCAGCACCGATAAACTTGTTGACCGCGACCTGACCGACAATACTGACCAACGCACCCTCGTGAACCTGCTCACCGACCAGATCGAATTTGCTAACGTGATCATCCTCAACAAAACTGACCTGATACTACCTAATGACCTTGGTCTGCTCAAAGCCTTCATCAAGAAATTGAACCCAGAGGCCGAGTTGGTTGAGAGCGAGTTCAGCAAGGTGCCGCTTAACAAGATCTTGAACACCGGCCTGTTCGACTTTGATAAGGCCTCGCAGGCTGCGGGCTGGATCAAGGAACTGGAAGGGAACCACACACCTGAAACGGAAGAATATGGTATCGGCTCGATCGTGTTCCGGTCTGCCAAGCCCTTTCATCCGCAGCGGTTATGGACATTTTTCAACGACGAGTACCCCAACAATATCATCAGGGCAAAAGGCCTGTTCTGGCTGGCCTCGCGCAGGCATCAGGCCATCAATTTTTCGCAGGCGGGTGGGTCGCTCAGGATCGATGTGGCCGGTACATGGTGGGCTTCCATGTCATACCAGGAACGTTTACAATATGCCGACTTTGTAGACAATCAGCAGCTGATCGAATCGAGATGGTCGATGCAATTTGGCGACCGCATGAACGAGCTGGTATTCATTGGGCAGGACCTGGAAAAGGAACAGTTGATCGCCCAACTGAATAAATGCCTGATCAGCAACGACGAGATGGAACAGTATCGCAACGAAGAGACCTTTACAGACCCGTTCGACAGAATACTGTGA
- a CDS encoding arsenic transporter yields MNNYIIWTVSLLSIAGVIIRPFKLPEAVWAVGGALILMITGMVTTGQAIQGVAKGTDVYLFLAGMMLLSEAAREEKLFDWIAGHAVRSSQGSATRLFGLVYLSGIVVTALLSNDATAVVLTPAVIAATRAAGVKNNLPYLLICAFIANAASFLLPISNPANLVIYQDHLPSLGQWLAQFLIPSVIVIALTYLVLKFTQRNALKESFEPEVEQQPLSSTGKLALYSIIFTVVVMLVCSAYDIALGWPTFITGLLCTLLIGFMAKRSVIGAFKQVSWAVLILVAGLFVIVEALGQTGITQAIAARLSAAAHDHAHTTALVAGSGLAVICNLVNNLPAGLISGEIAQAATIPDLVRKAILIAIDLGPNLSVTGSLATILWLYVLRREGITVSSSYFLKIGVAVMLIPLIAVLLILPYL; encoded by the coding sequence ATGAATAACTATATCATTTGGACGGTATCCCTGCTATCCATCGCAGGGGTGATCATCAGGCCTTTCAAATTACCTGAAGCGGTTTGGGCCGTTGGTGGAGCCCTGATCCTGATGATCACCGGTATGGTGACCACCGGACAGGCCATACAAGGTGTTGCCAAAGGCACCGATGTTTACTTGTTCCTGGCCGGCATGATGCTCCTGTCAGAGGCGGCGCGTGAGGAAAAACTTTTTGATTGGATAGCTGGTCACGCGGTAAGATCATCGCAAGGGTCGGCCACCCGGCTTTTTGGTTTGGTATATCTTTCGGGTATCGTGGTCACCGCCTTGCTTTCTAACGATGCCACTGCAGTAGTGCTAACGCCCGCAGTGATCGCGGCCACACGTGCGGCTGGGGTCAAGAATAATTTGCCTTACCTGCTTATATGTGCGTTCATTGCCAACGCGGCGTCGTTCCTGTTGCCTATATCCAACCCGGCAAACCTGGTCATTTACCAGGATCACTTACCATCGCTCGGTCAGTGGCTTGCCCAGTTCTTGATCCCGTCGGTTATCGTGATCGCGCTAACCTACCTCGTGCTTAAATTCACCCAGCGTAACGCTTTAAAAGAAAGCTTTGAACCTGAGGTAGAACAGCAGCCATTAAGCAGCACCGGTAAACTGGCCTTGTATAGTATCATTTTTACGGTAGTGGTAATGCTGGTATGTTCGGCTTACGATATCGCCTTGGGCTGGCCCACTTTTATCACCGGTCTGTTATGCACTCTGCTGATTGGTTTCATGGCCAAGCGGTCGGTGATCGGCGCGTTCAAGCAGGTATCATGGGCAGTGTTAATACTTGTCGCCGGACTATTTGTGATCGTTGAAGCACTTGGCCAAACCGGCATCACCCAGGCTATTGCTGCCAGGCTGTCGGCAGCGGCACATGATCATGCGCATACTACCGCTTTGGTGGCAGGCAGTGGTTTGGCCGTGATCTGTAACCTGGTGAACAACCTCCCGGCAGGACTGATCTCAGGCGAGATAGCACAAGCCGCCACCATACCTGACCTGGTACGCAAGGCCATACTTATAGCGATCGATCTAGGGCCAAATCTTTCTGTAACGGGGTCGTTAGCTACCATTTTATGGCTTTATGTATTAAGGCGCGAGGGTATCACCGTGAGCTCTTCCTACTTTTTAAAGATCGGCGTAGCGGTCATGCTTATCCCGCTGATCGCAGTATTGCTCATTTTACCATATTTGTAG
- a CDS encoding FAD-dependent oxidoreductase, translating into MLLKHKKVAIIGAGPVGLTMARLLQQGNVDVQVYERDEHPEARIWGGTLDLHKGSGQLVMQKAGLLQRYYELAIPMGVIGTDEKGNMLFIKEITSDNRYDGPEINRNHLRKMILDSLSPGTVIWDAQCTDLEPRDGQWLLRFANGADATADVVIGANGGMSKVRRYVTDTQVETTGTLIIQGDVPEPEVRCPGLYELCNGKRLMVAHQGKLLVVNPHNDQLLSFGVIMKEPEADRPLLSDTNSIASFLHDLLKDWDQRFHQLISATSSFVCLPTRKLPLGEPWKRERPLPITLIGDAAHLMPPFAGQGVNTGLMDAMILADNLTSDRFNSIKAAIDSYEQRMFVYASAAQRASSANEIEMRDPDFSFQRFIL; encoded by the coding sequence ATGTTATTAAAGCATAAAAAAGTAGCCATTATAGGCGCAGGTCCGGTAGGCCTAACTATGGCCAGGTTACTGCAACAAGGCAATGTTGATGTTCAGGTTTACGAGCGCGACGAGCATCCAGAGGCCCGCATTTGGGGCGGAACGCTTGATCTGCATAAAGGCTCAGGGCAACTGGTGATGCAAAAGGCCGGTCTCTTGCAACGATACTATGAACTGGCCATACCCATGGGCGTTATTGGTACTGATGAAAAAGGAAATATGTTATTCATCAAAGAGATAACTTCCGATAACCGGTACGACGGTCCCGAGATCAACAGGAACCATCTGCGTAAAATGATATTGGATAGTTTAAGTCCGGGTACGGTGATATGGGATGCCCAGTGCACCGACCTGGAACCGCGTGATGGACAATGGCTATTGCGGTTCGCTAACGGGGCCGACGCTACTGCCGATGTGGTGATCGGTGCTAATGGGGGCATGTCGAAAGTAAGGCGATACGTGACCGATACCCAGGTAGAAACCACAGGCACTCTGATCATACAGGGCGATGTGCCTGAGCCCGAGGTCAGGTGCCCAGGCCTTTATGAGTTATGCAATGGCAAAAGGCTTATGGTGGCCCATCAAGGTAAATTACTGGTGGTAAACCCGCATAATGACCAGCTGTTAAGCTTTGGCGTGATCATGAAAGAGCCTGAAGCTGATCGGCCACTATTAAGCGATACCAACAGCATAGCCAGCTTTTTACATGATCTTTTGAAGGATTGGGACCAACGCTTTCATCAACTGATCAGTGCCACCAGTTCTTTCGTATGCCTGCCCACCCGAAAATTGCCATTGGGCGAACCCTGGAAAAGGGAGCGACCGCTTCCTATCACGCTTATTGGTGATGCCGCACACTTGATGCCACCCTTTGCCGGTCAGGGAGTGAACACGGGTTTGATGGATGCCATGATCCTGGCCGATAACCTTACCAGTGATCGTTTTAATAGCATAAAGGCGGCTATCGATAGTTACGAACAACGAATGTTCGTTTATGCCTCGGCAGCGCAACGCGCCTCAAGTGCTAACGAGATCGAGATGCGAGACCCCGACTTTTCGTTCCAACGGTTCATTTTATAA
- a CDS encoding Fur family transcriptional regulator gives MTTDPLAILREHQLKATGGRLSVLNIIAERGAAISQPVLEKMMGSEVDRVTLYRILRVFEEKGILHKIIDLNGTANYAMCSSSCNEHEHHDEHFHFNCTQCQKVYCLNDLHVPAVKMPPGFKAEKVDLSITGICKHCS, from the coding sequence ATGACAACAGATCCCTTGGCCATACTGCGCGAACATCAATTAAAAGCTACCGGCGGGCGCTTGAGCGTACTCAATATTATTGCCGAGCGTGGCGCGGCCATATCGCAACCGGTGCTGGAAAAAATGATGGGTAGCGAAGTGGATCGAGTAACACTTTACCGCATACTGCGCGTATTTGAAGAGAAGGGTATCCTGCACAAGATCATCGACCTGAATGGCACGGCCAATTACGCCATGTGTTCATCCAGCTGTAACGAGCATGAGCACCATGACGAGCATTTTCACTTCAACTGTACCCAATGCCAAAAGGTATATTGCCTGAACGACCTGCATGTACCTGCGGTGAAAATGCCACCTGGCTTTAAGGCCGAAAAGGTAGACCTTTCCATCACCGGTATATGCAAGCACTGTAGCTGA
- a CDS encoding MgtC/SapB family protein: MNFDIEILIRFLLSLLWGGLVGAEREYRGKAAGFRTTIMISFGACFFTLMSNAIGGPGNPDRIASNVVTGIGFLGAGVIFRGNDRVNGITTAATIWTVAAVGMGIGGGYYFAAGCASFLILFILGVLPMMQRRIDSLNQPKTLYVRFDRRVNGAEICERAMAEAGIRYRLTKQVKDGQKLHLTWQLSGKAPAMASFFKDVYSKEELDFIES; the protein is encoded by the coding sequence ATGAACTTTGATATCGAGATATTGATCCGCTTCCTGTTATCATTACTTTGGGGCGGGCTGGTGGGGGCCGAACGCGAATATCGTGGCAAGGCGGCCGGTTTCCGTACCACGATCATGATCTCGTTCGGGGCTTGTTTCTTTACATTAATGTCTAATGCCATCGGTGGCCCGGGCAACCCCGACCGTATCGCCTCTAATGTGGTGACCGGTATTGGCTTTTTAGGCGCCGGGGTGATCTTCAGGGGTAACGACCGGGTGAACGGCATCACTACCGCTGCTACTATATGGACCGTAGCAGCCGTGGGTATGGGCATTGGTGGCGGCTATTATTTTGCCGCCGGTTGCGCCAGCTTTTTGATCTTATTCATTTTAGGGGTGTTGCCGATGATGCAACGCCGCATCGATAGCCTTAATCAACCCAAAACATTATATGTACGTTTTGACCGCCGCGTGAACGGAGCCGAGATATGCGAAAGGGCGATGGCCGAAGCAGGTATCAGGTACCGGCTTACCAAGCAGGTAAAGGACGGTCAAAAATTACACCTAACCTGGCAACTGAGCGGCAAGGCACCGGCAATGGCCTCGTTCTTTAAAGACGTTTACAGCAAAGAAGAACTTGATTTTATAGAAAGCTGA
- a CDS encoding ImuA family protein, with translation MNAEKQQLIDTLQKKILQWEGYRPPAVGTRSVVGLGPVEEAFPNGVFPVGAVHELLCGSTEQAAAGSGLVTGILSSLLQHGGICVWIGRKRRLFAPALSLFGVEPHKVIFISLAHDKDALWVMEEALKCSGLTAVVCEVSDLDFKLSRRLQLAVEQSRVTGFVMRNAADKPGSTACVARWRVTPLPSVAPDGLPGLGFLRWQVELLKVRNGRTGSWILEWGDGHFETVQQIWQAEERKVG, from the coding sequence ATGAACGCTGAAAAACAACAACTGATCGATACACTGCAAAAAAAGATATTGCAATGGGAAGGCTACAGGCCCCCGGCAGTGGGTACGCGGTCAGTTGTAGGTTTAGGCCCGGTAGAGGAGGCATTTCCTAATGGCGTGTTCCCGGTAGGGGCAGTGCATGAGTTATTATGCGGCTCCACCGAGCAGGCCGCTGCCGGTAGTGGTTTGGTCACGGGCATACTATCATCACTGTTACAGCATGGCGGCATCTGCGTTTGGATAGGGCGTAAACGGAGGCTTTTCGCACCTGCGTTAAGCTTGTTCGGGGTAGAGCCGCATAAGGTGATCTTCATCAGCCTTGCTCATGATAAGGATGCCCTTTGGGTAATGGAAGAGGCTTTGAAATGCAGCGGACTAACGGCTGTGGTATGCGAGGTAAGTGATCTTGATTTCAAACTGTCGCGTCGCCTGCAACTGGCGGTCGAACAAAGTCGCGTCACCGGTTTTGTGATGCGTAACGCTGCTGATAAGCCCGGCTCGACGGCTTGTGTGGCACGCTGGCGTGTTACCCCTTTACCCAGCGTTGCACCTGATGGATTGCCCGGTCTGGGTTTTTTGCGCTGGCAGGTAGAACTGCTGAAAGTGCGGAACGGCAGAACGGGAAGTTGGATCTTGGAATGGGGCGACGGGCATTTTGAAACGGTGCAACAAATTTGGCAGGCCGAAGAAAGGAAGGTGGGGTGA
- a CDS encoding MFS transporter codes for MSDIAVPHSSSGKSNSFRSSLEALNFFMADMQAGIGPFLGIFLLAHQWKSGPIGTVMTLGGVAGVLVTIPAGALIDRTRHKKLFVIIPGICTVLASAVILLSQEFWVVALSQVATAIAGAAIVPAVMAITLGLVCQKGFNRQNGRNQAWNHAGNMVGAGLSGFLGMKYGMTAIFYLSAVFGLISIFLVSTIPASAIDDRAARGMKEGDEEAGASNFKALFECKPLLLLAAALAAFHLGNGAMLPLYGLGAASQSNGGNASMFVAMTIVIAQLVMIGASVVAMRAADKSGYWLIMLLSFIALPVRGIAAVLLNYHTGIYPVQALDGIGAGLQSVAVPALVAHILNGTGRINVGQGAVMTVQGVGAALSPAIGGWLAQGMGFKPAFLVLGSFAVVSILIWIFYSRTLRAVCDPSQEPKHE; via the coding sequence ATGTCAGATATAGCCGTTCCTCACTCATCCTCAGGGAAGAGCAATAGTTTCAGATCCTCGTTGGAGGCATTGAATTTTTTCATGGCAGATATGCAGGCCGGTATAGGTCCCTTTTTGGGGATCTTTTTGCTGGCTCACCAATGGAAGAGTGGCCCCATTGGTACGGTAATGACCTTGGGGGGTGTTGCCGGCGTACTCGTCACCATACCAGCGGGTGCACTGATCGATCGCACGCGGCATAAAAAGCTTTTTGTGATCATACCCGGCATTTGCACCGTGCTGGCATCGGCGGTCATTTTGCTTTCGCAGGAGTTTTGGGTGGTAGCTTTATCGCAGGTGGCCACGGCCATTGCCGGTGCGGCCATCGTTCCGGCAGTGATGGCCATTACGCTTGGGCTGGTTTGCCAAAAAGGATTTAACCGGCAGAATGGCCGTAACCAGGCCTGGAACCACGCCGGTAACATGGTAGGGGCCGGGCTTTCCGGATTTTTAGGGATGAAGTACGGCATGACGGCCATCTTTTACCTTTCAGCAGTGTTCGGGTTGATCTCCATCTTCTTAGTAAGCACCATCCCCGCCTCGGCCATTGACGACCGCGCCGCCCGCGGCATGAAGGAGGGCGATGAGGAGGCTGGGGCAAGTAATTTCAAGGCATTGTTCGAGTGTAAACCCTTGTTACTACTCGCGGCCGCGCTTGCAGCATTCCATTTGGGGAACGGTGCAATGCTACCTTTATATGGCTTAGGTGCGGCCAGCCAGAGTAACGGTGGTAATGCATCCATGTTCGTGGCCATGACCATTGTTATCGCACAACTGGTCATGATCGGCGCATCGGTAGTGGCCATGCGCGCGGCCGATAAAAGTGGCTATTGGCTCATCATGCTCCTATCGTTCATTGCCCTGCCGGTGCGCGGTATAGCGGCGGTACTTCTGAATTATCATACCGGCATTTACCCCGTTCAGGCGCTTGATGGCATTGGCGCCGGGTTGCAAAGCGTGGCAGTACCGGCACTGGTGGCTCACATATTGAACGGTACCGGTCGCATCAACGTTGGTCAAGGCGCGGTAATGACCGTTCAGGGTGTTGGTGCAGCCTTGAGCCCAGCTATAGGTGGCTGGCTTGCGCAAGGCATGGGCTTTAAACCGGCGTTCCTGGTGCTGGGCAGCTTTGCGGTAGTTTCAATATTGATATGGATATTTTATAGCCGTACTTTGCGTGCGGTTTGTGACCCAAGCCAGGAGCCAAAGCATGAATAA
- a CDS encoding Y-family DNA polymerase: MQQRYMAIWFRHLLTDALVLRRQALKEVPFVLAMPVSNRIVITAANELAEQQGAFTGMAVADARAAIPQLEVVNDHAGRAAKLLRLLGLWCIRYTPLVAVDMPDGLLLDISGCAHLWGGEREYLKKIVIKLRDSGFDARAAIADTPGAAWAVSRYATSKPIVPPGAQRQVLATLIPAALRLEPTVVDKLHKLGFRHIGDLMQIQPSVLRRRFGPHLLLRLDQALGKVQEVLLPLTPPVPYVERLPCLEPIRTAPGIEVAIEELLSKLCTRLQAEGKGVRKAVLKCYRVDGRLVQAGITTTRGSHSVSHLLKLFKLQIARIEPALGIELFLLEALRVEDMDTVQEQLWAVSKGLGDNSLAELLDRVAGKVGPEAIQRYLPAEHYWPERSVRPASSLTEEPTTSWPEQLRPIRLLAKPELIEVMALVPDDPPKLFIYKQKRHVIHKADGPERIGREWWYDSGEHRDYYAVEDSEGQRYWVFRSGHYDGADAQWYLHGYFA, encoded by the coding sequence ATGCAGCAGCGTTATATGGCCATTTGGTTCAGGCACTTGCTTACCGATGCGCTGGTGCTACGCCGGCAGGCCTTGAAAGAAGTTCCGTTCGTGTTGGCGATGCCGGTGAGCAACCGGATCGTGATCACTGCCGCTAATGAACTTGCTGAGCAGCAGGGCGCCTTTACCGGTATGGCGGTAGCCGATGCCCGTGCTGCTATCCCTCAATTAGAAGTAGTAAATGACCATGCCGGCCGTGCCGCCAAATTGCTGCGCCTGCTGGGGCTTTGGTGTATCCGTTATACGCCCCTGGTGGCTGTGGATATGCCCGATGGACTGCTGTTAGATATATCGGGCTGTGCCCATTTGTGGGGTGGCGAGCGGGAATACCTGAAAAAGATCGTGATCAAGTTGCGCGATTCAGGATTTGATGCCCGTGCCGCCATTGCCGATACGCCGGGTGCTGCCTGGGCGGTATCACGTTATGCTACCTCCAAACCCATCGTGCCGCCGGGTGCACAAAGGCAAGTGTTGGCCACCCTGATCCCTGCCGCTTTACGTTTGGAGCCTACCGTGGTGGATAAGCTGCATAAACTGGGTTTTCGTCATATTGGCGACCTGATGCAGATACAGCCCTCGGTACTACGGCGCAGGTTCGGGCCGCATTTATTGTTGCGTTTGGATCAGGCTTTGGGTAAGGTACAGGAGGTACTGCTGCCCCTTACACCACCGGTACCTTATGTAGAACGACTGCCTTGTTTAGAACCCATTCGCACCGCTCCGGGTATCGAGGTGGCTATCGAGGAACTGCTATCTAAGTTATGTACCCGTTTGCAGGCCGAAGGTAAGGGCGTGCGCAAGGCCGTGTTGAAATGTTACCGCGTAGATGGGCGATTGGTGCAGGCGGGAATCACCACTACCCGTGGGTCGCACAGTGTATCACATTTGTTAAAGTTGTTTAAACTGCAGATCGCCCGCATCGAGCCCGCGCTGGGTATCGAATTGTTCTTGCTCGAAGCGCTCAGGGTAGAGGACATGGACACCGTGCAGGAACAGCTTTGGGCGGTAAGCAAAGGATTGGGCGATAACTCCCTGGCCGAATTGCTTGATCGGGTGGCGGGCAAGGTTGGTCCGGAAGCCATACAACGTTATCTGCCGGCTGAGCACTACTGGCCCGAGCGGTCGGTCAGGCCGGCATCGTCCCTTACCGAGGAACCCACCACATCCTGGCCCGAACAACTACGCCCGATCCGGTTGCTGGCCAAGCCCGAACTCATCGAAGTGATGGCGCTGGTGCCTGATGATCCTCCCAAACTATTCATCTACAAACAAAAGCGCCATGTGATACACAAGGCAGATGGCCCCGAACGCATAGGCCGCGAATGGTGGTACGACAGTGGCGAACACCGTGATTACTATGCGGTAGAGGATTCGGAAGGTCAGCGTTACTGGGTGTTCCGTTCGGGGCATTATGATGGGGCCGATGCGCAATGGTATCTGCACGGATACTTTGCCTAA